Below is a window of Leuconostoc gasicomitatum LMG 18811 DNA.
TGGTTCAAAACGGTTCTTTTTAAAAGTGCCCATTTCTATGCCTAAACGTAAAATTTTCATTCCTGAAATATCAGGTGTTCCAACAGGTGCTAAGTATAACCGGTCCCCGAATAAAGTGAATTGACGCTTGTCTAACTGGAATGAAACAAAAGATTCACTGACAAATGAAGTCATTAATTTTTGTTGTTCAGAATTCAATTCAATTGGTTTGAGTGGCTTAACAATGTGATCACTTAAAGGTACATTTGGTGATTTTTCAAGTTTGGCCACAAAATGACCTTCTCCATTCAATCGTTGTGGCCACAAACGTGCCGTTTTTTTAAGTACTTCTTGATCAATTGTTTTACTCTGATCCACTTGACCATCTGTAAATTGCTTATCTGCCCATGCAGGCTGGCCATCACTAATATATGTATCTTGTGGTTTATTAATTGCTTTTAGGGTGAATTCAGGATATTCAGACATCAACCATGCAATCATTTGTTCATCTTCTTCTGGTGAAAACGTACACGTCGAATAGATAATTTGACCGCCAGGGCGCAACATTTTTACTGCTTCATGCAAAATTTCACGCTGGAGTTCGGCTAGTTCTTGGGGAAAATCTTTATGCCATTGCTTTATTGCAGTGATATTTTTTCGAAACATGCCTTCTCCCGAACAAGGCGCATCAAGTAAAATTTTATCAAAATATTGTGGTAACTTAACACTAAGTTCCGCCGGTGTATGGGAGCTCACAACACTATTTTGCAAGCCCATACGTTCCACATTTTCACTTAATATTTTAGCACGATTCAAAAAAATTTCATTGGACCACAAAAGTCCCTTTTGTTGCATAAATGCTGCTAAATGAGTCGTTTTGCCACCTGGAGCCGCTGCCAAATCCAAAATACGTTCCCCAGGTTCTGGCCGCACAGTTTCGCCGACAAACTGTGCTGAAGGTTCTTGAGAATAAACGACACCCGTCACATGTGATATAGAGTGACCCGAAACCGCACCAAAAAAACCCCATTGACCATACGGTACTTGCCCATCATTTGGTGTGTCTAGTAAATCAGTATTCGCTTTTAAGGGATTAATACGATACGCCTTTTGCACAGGACCATCGAATGCTTTAAAGAAATCGATTGATTCGTTACCTAACAAACGTGTATATTTGCTTATAAAATCCTCTGGTAAAGTTGACATTAGAAAGCATCGACCTCATCACGTGTCGGGATTGAAGGAATAGCGCCAGCACGTGTGACAGCAATCGCACTCGCAATACTTGCCCGTTTCACAGTTTCTTCCAAGTTATTAAAATCAGCATCAATCACACTGGCTAACGTACCAATAAAAGTATCACCAGCACCTGTTGTATCAACTGCATCAACTTTATTAGGTTTAACCCACCAACGCTTATCTCTATCCGCTACAAAAGAACCCGCGTCACCTAATGTAATAATACTACGTGGCACACCTTTAGCTAGAATTGCATTGCTCACACGATTCAAAACTGCTTCATTATTCTCAACGGTAATACCCGTCAATAATTGTGCCTCAGTTTCATTTGGTAAAATAATATCTGTTACATGCGTTAATTCTGGTATTAAATCATAAACAGCTGGTGCAGGGTTTAAAATAGTTTGCACATTATTTGCCTTAGCAATTTTAAAAGCTGCAACAATAACCTCTAATGGTACCTCAAATTGTGCAATCAGTGTATCCGCTTTTGCAATCACATTTTCATCTAAATCAGCGACTGTGAGTGCCTGATTTGCACCACCATGAATCAAAATTGTATTTGCCCCATTTTCTTGCAACATAATGTAAGCTGATCCAGTAGGTACTTCACTATTTGTTGTCACTGCATTGACGTTAACCCCATTTGAAAGTAATGTGGCACGCATAAATTGACCATTGCTATCATTCCCAACAGAACCAATAAATGAGACATTGGCTCCTTGACGTGCGGCGGCCACCGCTTGGTTTGCTCCCTTACCACCGGGTGCTGTCGTCACATCAGTTAATGCCATAGTTTCACCGACTAGTGGCATGCGTGGCATTTTCATAATGTTATCGACATTTAGGCTACCAAGTACAACAATATTTTTAGTCATGGCTTATAGTATCCAGTCACAAGTGCTTCCATTTGTTTTTTATATCAGCTTTATTATAAAGGACAAGCAATTGCGACTGAACACATTCCCTTCATTAATTTTTATCATATCTATCATCATACCATGATTTTAAGTATCAAAAAAGTGCGTTAATAGGTGCTAATTAGGTATTTCCCAACAAGTTTAAGTCAGATAAGTCCACCATCATCTTATGAAAGTCAATCTTACACACATTGAATCAAAAAATCTCTGTGAACTCGGTTTTTTAATACCAATTTCACAGAGATTTTTAAATATTAATCCGTTACTATTATTTTATTTTTTTTCTCTAAAAAAACGATAAATTGTCAATGCAACAACTAGCAGAGAAATTGAAATTGCTAATAATAATGTTTTAGTGGTTTGATCATGATATACCAAAATAGCACGAATAAGCGCGGTTACGCCAATATACAAAAAGCTCTCCATACTAATATGTGCGTCTTTAATGAAATATTCGCGCACCAGACTCATAAACTCAAAAAATAAGAATACTGCTAATGTCGCCTCAGTTATTTCATTAAAATGCGCTCGCATATCGTTAATCGTAATCAATAAGTGTGCTAAATTATAAATCTCGCGTAATAAAAATCCAAAAATCACAAAGCCAATACAAATCATCACTATATTTAGCACATATTCAAAACAATTTGCAACCTTCTGGTGCCACTCATGTCTCATAACTTGACTCCTGTTTTTATGTCGTTTACCATTATTAATTCACATGTTATACGCTTACCTTGCCATAAGTTAGATGCATCTATTAAAAATCAAACAAACTTAACTGATTTTCATCAGGCATACCATCTAGTACAGAATTCTGTGTTAAATAGTCAATAACTGTTTGTGATACCTTACCACGTTTTTTCAGATCTTCTTTACTTAAGAAGGACTTATCTTGCCGTGCAACAATAATTTGCTTAGCAACGTTCTCTCCTAAACTAGGGACTGCTGAAAAAGGTGGGATTAATGTGTCGCCATCAATAACCCATTCATTGGCCTCTGATTTGTACAAATCCACCATCGAAAAAGTTATCCCTCGTTCAAGCGCTTCATTAGCCATCTCAAGTACAGTTAGCAAATTTTTATCACCAACAGTCGCATCGTTTCCAAGCGCTCGTAAACGTTTCAAAGCCTCTTTCGTTGCGTTCTTTCCACGACTCATCGCCACAATATCGAATTGATCTGCACGGACAGAAAAGTAAGTCGCGTAGTAAATCATTGGGAAATATACTTTAAAGTATGCAATTCTCAAGGCCATTAATACATATGCTGCCGCATGAGCACGCGGAAACATATACTTAATTTTTAGCATTGATTGAATATACCATTCTGGAATTTTTGCTTCACGTAACTGCACTTGATAGTCATCCGTTATTCCCTTGCCTTTACGCACTTTTTCCATAACGTTAAATGCATCAGCTGCTGGAAATCCCCAATTAATCAAATCAGTCATAATTTTGTCACGTGTTCCAATAACCGTACCGATTGTTGCTGTACCATTTTCAATTAATTCGTTCGCATTTCCTAACCACACATCAGTGCCATGTGATAAACCAGAAATTTGTAACAATTCCGAATAATTATGTGGTTGTGTTTCTTCCAACATGCCACGCACAAAATTTGTACCAAATTCTGGTAAACCAAGTGTACCAGTCTTTGAAAAAATTTGTTCCTCCGTCACGCCTAACGCTTTTGGTGATGTAAACAAACTCAATACACCGGGATCATTGGCTGGAATTGATTGTGGGTCAATTCCTGACATATCTTTTAAAGTGCGAACCATAGTCGGATCATCATGTCCTAATATATCCATTTTGAGTAAGTTATCGTGAATAGCGTGATAATCCATGTGCGTCGTTTGCCACAACGATTTTTGGTCATCCGCTGGATATTGTACCGGTGTAAAGTCATACACCTCATACTCTCGTGGCACAATCAAAATGCCTCCTGGATGCTGGCCAGTTGTCCGCTTAACTCCAGTTACGCCTTGCGCTAAACGTTCTACCTCAGCGCCACGATATTGTTTCTCATGATCTCTTTCATAACCCTTAACGTAACCGAAGGCCGTTTTCTCAGCGACAGTTGCTATTGTTCCTGCACGGTAAACATTATGTTCACCAAACAACACTTTCATATAGTTATGTGCAATGGGTTGATAATCACCAGAAAAATTCAAATCAATATCTGGTACCTTGTCCCCTTTAAAGCCCATGAACGTTTCAAATGGAATATTTTGGCCATCCCCAATTAACATTTCATTTGGATGATTAGGGTCAGCTTTGTCAGGAAGATCATAACCCGACTCATAGATTTTAGGATCTGCCAACTCAAAATAATCGCCATGTGCGCTACGATAATGCGGTGCAAAAGGGTTAACCTCTGTTATACCTGACATTGTGGCAACAAAGGAAGAACCAACCGAGCCACGTGAACCCACTAAATAACCATCTTTGTTTGATTTTTCAACTAGTCGTTGCGCGATAATATAGTGTGGCGCAAATCCATTGCCAATAATTGCAGTTAATTCTTGATCAATTCGTGATTGAATGACATTTGGCACCGGATCACCATACCATTTTTTGGCTGTTGCAAGTGTGCGTTTGGTAAGTTCATCACCAGCACTTGGAATATTAGGCGGATACGAACCGCTTTTTAGTGGTGAAATCGTCTCCAACATATTAGCAACAACATGTGTATTGTCGATAATTAGTTTTTTGGCCAAATCTTCACCCATAAAAGCATAATCATCCAATAAATCCTGAGTTGTACGAAAATACAGTTTAGGTAACGCTGTCCTGTTTTGAGGATTACCTGGTTGCGTGGCAATTAAAATATCACGATAAATTTTATCTTCCGGATTTGTATACTTAACATCTCCCGTTACAACGACAGGTTTTTTTAACTGATCACCAATTGACACCATCTCTTGTAAAATAGCGTGTAACTTTTCTGTATTTGCGATTAATTCTGATTCAAGCATTGGCTCGTAATTCGCAGTTGGTTGAATTTCGATATAATCATAATACTGAGCTTTTTTAAGGGCTTCATCTCGTCCCTTTTCAATCAATGTCATAATGACATCACCACTTGTATCACCAGTGCCAATAATTAATCCTTCGCGATATTGATCTAAAATTGAACGTGGGATACGTGGCACACGAGCAAAAAAATTAATATTGGATTGAGAAACCAATTTATATAAATTTTTCAAACCAATATCATTTTGAACAAGTAACGTAGCATGAACTGGACGTCCGTGTTTCCAAGCATCGCCTTCTGTCATATGATCATTTAATTGCTCATGACGAACTAAATCATAACGTAAATTTGCTTCTTTGATCAGACGCCAAGCAATATGCCCAGTAGTTTCTGCATCAAATATTGCGCGATGCGCTTGTTCTAGATTAATATTAAAACGCTTGGCAATCGTGCCTAATCGATAAGACTTATAATCAGGGTACAACCACCGTGTAAATGGTAAAGTATCAATCACTGGATTTGTAATAGATTCTTGGCTATATCTTGCGTAAGCGGCATTCATAAAACCAATGTCGAAGGTCACATTGTGTCCAATTAAAACAGCCTCACCAACCCATTGTCTAAACCGTTTAATAATATTTTCTTCAGTATCAGTATGAGCAACCATTGTATCGGTTATCGAAGTTAATTTAGTTGTAAAATCAGATAGTGGGAAGCCTGGATTAATATATTCTGAAAACTTTTCAATGACATTGCCAAGCTGCATTTTAACAGCAGACAGTTCAATAATCTTATCTGTTACAGCAGATAGTCCAGTTGTTTCTAAATCAAACGCAACATAAATTGTGTCCTTATCAAGTAACGCAACTGGTGATAAACCAAATCCGATTGGTTCCCCATCTTCAACAAGGTTAGCTTCCATACCATAAATCATTTTTAAATCGTTTTTCTGTCCGGCAGCTACTGCTTCTGGAAAACCCTGCACGTTAGCTGTATCAATGATTGCCAGTGCTTCTTGCCCCCAATTTTTAGCTAGCTTTGCCACAGCAGCATAATCGGTTACCGCATCCATTGATGACATAGTAGAGTGCACTTGTAATTCAATATGCTTTTTGTCACCTTGATATTTTTCTTGACGACCTTCATGATCAATAACTTGCAAATCATAAATGTTTAACACTAATTCACGCGCATAAGTATCTTCTTGGACATTACCAGACATGCGTACCCACATACCAGTTTTCAAGTTTTCAAATACGGCCTCATCAGATTCATTATTTGAAAACTTTTTAGCAGCTATGGCACTTGAATAGTCTGTTACTTTAAGTGTCATGAGTTTACGCCCTGAACGCAATTCACGAATTTCACTAGCAAATATGTATCCTTCGACAACTACACGATTTTCCTCATTATCAATTGTTTCTAAGCGTGTTATCTCAGCATCAGTTGCAATTTTACGTCCTAGTGTTAATTTCACACCTGTCATTGACGATTTTGGTTTAGCTTGTTCACTAGCTTTAATTGCCTTTTGCAAATCTTCATTCACCTTGGCATGGTGTTGCGCAACGCTTTCTTCAATTTGTTGCGCTAAAACATCATCTTTGCTTGGTGTCAAAATGATTTTAGAAAAACCAAAATTTTGATATGCAGACACAATTGAGTCTAATGCGGATTCATTTAAAGAACTATATAATAGCTGAGCACCAACGGCAACGCTATAGTGATTCTGGTCTATTCTTTTTAGCATCGTGTTACTAGCCATTTGTTGAATGACAGTATGATTCAGGTTTGATTCTGAAAGTGCAATATGCCAATATTGATTAACTAGCTCTTCATCAACTACTTGAACTGATGTTTTAATGATTACTACTGTCCCTGCAATATTAGTAAATGCCGTGTGTAAATTTTGACGAAGTTGCATCAATACATTAACGGGCAATATTTTATCCAAGGCTAATTGAAAGGTCCACGTTTTTGAGTTTTTTGAAACAACAACCTGTGTTAGTTCACCACCACTAAAAAACCCCTTCATTTCTTCGGGTAACTGAATATGATTCAGTAAATGCTGTAATTGTTCTTGTTGGGTTAATGCCATATTTCCCTCTAATTTATTGATTAAAAAAACCGAAAGAATCGGTTTTTTGTCTTATTTATCACCGCTCAGTAATACCGAAACAGAATCAACGACCTCACTTAGGCGCATCTCAATATTTGTATTACTTGCGCGTACCTTAACTTCGACAATATCTTCACTGGCTTTTTTACCGACCGTAATTCGAATTGGTAAGCCTATAAGATCAGCGTCAGCAAACTTAACGCCAGCACGCTCTTTTCGATCATCAACTAAGACTTCTAATCCTTGTGTTGTCAATAACGTTTCTAATTGTCCTGCCACACGTACTTGATCGGCATCTTTTATATTGACTGGCACAATGTGTACATCAAATGGCGCAACATTTGCAGGCCATATAAGACCGTCTGCATCAGCTTTTTGTTCAACTATAGCACTGAGAAGACGCGACACACCGATGCCATAAGACCCCATAATCATGTCTGTTTGACGACCATTTTCATTCAACACTTGTGCACCTAACACTTTTGAATAACGCGTACCGAGTTTAAATATATGGCCGATCTCAATTCCTGGCGTAAATACTAATTGACCTTTACCATCAACTGCAGTATCTCCCTCACGTGCTGTACGGAAATCACCAATATTTTCTTCAAGAAGTTTAACATCACGTTGCCAATTAATATTTTGATAATGTTTACCATCTTCATTCGCACCAGCAACAAAGTTTGCCATATCAGCAGCACGCTCATCGACCAACAATTGCACCTCTTCAGGTAGATTAACCGGCCCAAGTGACCCAAATCCAGCTCCCAATAGGTCGCGTACTTGGTTTTCTTCTGCAACTTCAAGCGTATCAGCCTGTAAGAAATTTTGCACCTTCACAGTGTTAACTTCAAAATCACCAGTCGTTACAACTGCTACTAATTTATCATCTGCCACAAACATAATTGTCTTTGCAATCATTGTCGCTTCAATTGATAAAAAATTTGAAATTTCTGTAATCGTTTTTGCATTCGGCGTATCAATTAACGTTAGTGCTTGCGCTTCTGCAGTTTGATTTTGTCGTTCGTAAAAATCTTTCGCCATCTCTAAGTTAGCCGCATAATCTGTTGCATCAGAGTAGGCAATAATATCTTCTCCGGCAGCAGCAGGGGCTGAAAATTCTTTTGAATCTGATCCGCCCATCGCACCGGCGTCACCAACAATGGCACGATATGACAACCCAATACGATCAAAAATTTTAATATAAGCAGTTTCCATATTATGAAATGCTTGATCTAAGCCTGCTTGATCTGCACTAAATGAATAAGCATCCTTCATAATAAACTCACGGGTACGTAAGAGTCCAAAGCGTGGTCTATTTTCATCACGAAATTTTGGCTGAATTTGATAAACAACCAACGGTAGTTTTTTATAAGATTTAATATCATCAGACATGAGCTGTGTAAATGTTTCTTCATGTGTCGGACCTAAAATAAAATCACGATCCTGACGGTTTTTAAACTTATACAATGCTGGCCCATATGTTTCATATCTACCTGATTTTTCCCAAAGTTCAGCGGGTAAAATTTCTGGTACCAGCATTTCATTAGCATCAATAGCATTCATTTCTTCGCGAATGATATTTTCAATTTTATTTAATACACGCTTAGCCATTGGTAAATATGAGAACATACCTGCCGCTACAGGACGAATAAACCCAGCTTTAAGTAATAACTGATGACTCTTAACTTCTGCATCAGCAGGTATTTCTCGTAAAGTTGGCATTAACAATTTAGATTGTTTCATAAGTAATCCTCGCTCAATTTTTTTGAATAGTCTATGTCGCTTATTATTTAAAGATTCAACGTAATAAATCGTTTATTGTGACAGCAATCATCAAAACAAACATGAAAACTGCACCGCCAATCGTCACCACATTTTCAATTGATGCTGGTAACGGTCTACGAAGGACGGCTTCTATAGCATTTAAAACCAATTTGCCGCCATCCAATGCTGGTATTGGAATTAAATTCATAATCCCTAAATTTAACGATAGCATAGCCATAAAAGCCAAAATACCCAGAAATCCTGTTTTGGCTACCGTGGATGTTTGCTTGGCGATAGATACCGGTCCACCCAGCTTATCTAAGCTAAACCCACCAGAAAAAAGGTGACTTAAAGCGTACCAAATTCTTTGTATCGTCGTACTTGTCGTTAAAACACCATATTTAATGCGCGAACCAAAATCAGTATATGTCCGTGCTGTTATACCTACTAATGATCTGTTAACACCATCTATTTTAACAGTTTTTGCAGTCATGTTTAATTTTATTTTATTTCCGTTTCGTAATACGGAAAAAACAAACTTATTGTTTGGTGTATTACTAATGGTGGTTGCTACCTGTTCCCAAGTGGTCATTTTTTGATTATTAATAGCAATAATTTGATCATTAGCTCTCAAACCAGCTTCTTTTGCTGGCATATTACTTTGGACAGTACCAACAATTGGTTCGTTTAACGTCACTTCCGGTAAAGCAAATGCCAATCCAGAAAATACGACCAGCGCTAAAATAAAATTCATTGCTGGTCCCGCAATATTAATTAACGCGCGTTTATAAACTTTAGCACTTTGAATCCACGTATCTCGAGGTGCAATTTGAATTTCTGTCCCATTGCTTTCAACAATCGTGGCATCGTGATGAACTGATAACGTTTTTGATGACTCGTCGCCATTTAGAAAACCGGTTAAAATTAAGTCATCACTTAAATCAAACGTGTCTACTTGAAATGGTACCCCTTCGCCAAACTCATCAATACGCTTATCAATTTTTATAATGTTTTTTTGATCATCAAATATTAAGCGTACCCGTTGCCCAGGATCTAAGTCTGCTTCTTCATCTAATCCTGCCATGCGAACATAGCCACCTACTGGCAAGATTCGAACCGTATACGCTGTATGATTGCGACGCCAACTTAATAACTTTGGTCCCATACCAATTGCGAATTCGCGTACTAGTACCCCTGCTTTTTTAGCAACAAAAAAGTGCCCAAATTCATGTACTGCTACCAATACACCAAAAACAAATATAAATGCAATAATTGCGGTTAAATTCATATGGTTTTCATCCTAACATACCTAAAATAGCCATCAACGGCATTACGATGAGCATTGAGTCAAAACGATCTAAAATACCGCCATGACCTGGTAATATATTTCCTGAATCTTTAACACCATAATGTCTTTTAAATCCTGATTCAATCAAATCTCCCAATTGCCCTGCAATTGACAATATAATTGCAAACACCAGCAATTCAAGTAACCCATAATTTGGCAACCATTTAAACATGCTAAAAATTATCGGAATAATGACAATAGCAACTACACTACCACCAATCGATCCCTCCCATGTTTTATTAGGGCTAATTTTAGGCGCCAATTTATGTTTCCCCAATGCACGTCCAAACATGTATGCACCAGAATCAGTTATCCAAACAATCAACATACCGAAAAAAACTGTTGGTAAACCAACGCTTGCTGCTTGAAAAAAATAATGAAAGCCGGTACCAATGTATAGCATAGCTAATGTCATTGCTCCTGCATCATCAAAATTAAAATGATTACGAGCTAGCACAGTATTTAATAGCATTAAAAATGCCAAAATGTAAAACA
It encodes the following:
- a CDS encoding RsmB/NOP family class I SAM-dependent RNA methyltransferase; this encodes MSTLPEDFISKYTRLLGNESIDFFKAFDGPVQKAYRINPLKANTDLLDTPNDGQVPYGQWGFFGAVSGHSISHVTGVVYSQEPSAQFVGETVRPEPGERILDLAAAPGGKTTHLAAFMQQKGLLWSNEIFLNRAKILSENVERMGLQNSVVSSHTPAELSVKLPQYFDKILLDAPCSGEGMFRKNITAIKQWHKDFPQELAELQREILHEAVKMLRPGGQIIYSTCTFSPEEDEQMIAWLMSEYPEFTLKAINKPQDTYISDGQPAWADKQFTDGQVDQSKTIDQEVLKKTARLWPQRLNGEGHFVAKLEKSPNVPLSDHIVKPLKPIELNSEQQKLMTSFVSESFVSFQLDKRQFTLFGDRLYLAPVGTPDISGMKILRLGIEMGTFKKNRFEPAHALALAMHPDEFVQKYNMTTDDWAKFVHGDVIRPDSGASLKKGWVLMVANGNGAGWGRYVDGQIKNFFPKGLRFMVKQTHSDLLEDDMY
- the rbsK gene encoding ribokinase; the protein is MTKNIVVLGSLNVDNIMKMPRMPLVGETMALTDVTTAPGGKGANQAVAAARQGANVSFIGSVGNDSNGQFMRATLLSNGVNVNAVTTNSEVPTGSAYIMLQENGANTILIHGGANQALTVADLDENVIAKADTLIAQFEVPLEVIVAAFKIAKANNVQTILNPAPAVYDLIPELTHVTDIILPNETEAQLLTGITVENNEAVLNRVSNAILAKGVPRSIITLGDAGSFVADRDKRWWVKPNKVDAVDTTGAGDTFIGTLASVIDADFNNLEETVKRASIASAIAVTRAGAIPSIPTRDEVDAF
- a CDS encoding phosphate-starvation-inducible protein PsiE; the protein is MRHEWHQKVANCFEYVLNIVMICIGFVIFGFLLREIYNLAHLLITINDMRAHFNEITEATLAVFLFFEFMSLVREYFIKDAHISMESFLYIGVTALIRAILVYHDQTTKTLLLAISISLLVVALTIYRFFREKK
- a CDS encoding PolC-type DNA polymerase III, yielding MALTQQEQLQHLLNHIQLPEEMKGFFSGGELTQVVVSKNSKTWTFQLALDKILPVNVLMQLRQNLHTAFTNIAGTVVIIKTSVQVVDEELVNQYWHIALSESNLNHTVIQQMASNTMLKRIDQNHYSVAVGAQLLYSSLNESALDSIVSAYQNFGFSKIILTPSKDDVLAQQIEESVAQHHAKVNEDLQKAIKASEQAKPKSSMTGVKLTLGRKIATDAEITRLETIDNEENRVVVEGYIFASEIRELRSGRKLMTLKVTDYSSAIAAKKFSNNESDEAVFENLKTGMWVRMSGNVQEDTYARELVLNIYDLQVIDHEGRQEKYQGDKKHIELQVHSTMSSMDAVTDYAAVAKLAKNWGQEALAIIDTANVQGFPEAVAAGQKNDLKMIYGMEANLVEDGEPIGFGLSPVALLDKDTIYVAFDLETTGLSAVTDKIIELSAVKMQLGNVIEKFSEYINPGFPLSDFTTKLTSITDTMVAHTDTEENIIKRFRQWVGEAVLIGHNVTFDIGFMNAAYARYSQESITNPVIDTLPFTRWLYPDYKSYRLGTIAKRFNINLEQAHRAIFDAETTGHIAWRLIKEANLRYDLVRHEQLNDHMTEGDAWKHGRPVHATLLVQNDIGLKNLYKLVSQSNINFFARVPRIPRSILDQYREGLIIGTGDTSGDVIMTLIEKGRDEALKKAQYYDYIEIQPTANYEPMLESELIANTEKLHAILQEMVSIGDQLKKPVVVTGDVKYTNPEDKIYRDILIATQPGNPQNRTALPKLYFRTTQDLLDDYAFMGEDLAKKLIIDNTHVVANMLETISPLKSGSYPPNIPSAGDELTKRTLATAKKWYGDPVPNVIQSRIDQELTAIIGNGFAPHYIIAQRLVEKSNKDGYLVGSRGSVGSSFVATMSGITEVNPFAPHYRSAHGDYFELADPKIYESGYDLPDKADPNHPNEMLIGDGQNIPFETFMGFKGDKVPDIDLNFSGDYQPIAHNYMKVLFGEHNVYRAGTIATVAEKTAFGYVKGYERDHEKQYRGAEVERLAQGVTGVKRTTGQHPGGILIVPREYEVYDFTPVQYPADDQKSLWQTTHMDYHAIHDNLLKMDILGHDDPTMVRTLKDMSGIDPQSIPANDPGVLSLFTSPKALGVTEEQIFSKTGTLGLPEFGTNFVRGMLEETQPHNYSELLQISGLSHGTDVWLGNANELIENGTATIGTVIGTRDKIMTDLINWGFPAADAFNVMEKVRKGKGITDDYQVQLREAKIPEWYIQSMLKIKYMFPRAHAAAYVLMALRIAYFKVYFPMIYYATYFSVRADQFDIVAMSRGKNATKEALKRLRALGNDATVGDKNLLTVLEMANEALERGITFSMVDLYKSEANEWVIDGDTLIPPFSAVPSLGENVAKQIIVARQDKSFLSKEDLKKRGKVSQTVIDYLTQNSVLDGMPDENQLSLFDF
- a CDS encoding proline--tRNA ligase; this encodes MKQSKLLMPTLREIPADAEVKSHQLLLKAGFIRPVAAGMFSYLPMAKRVLNKIENIIREEMNAIDANEMLVPEILPAELWEKSGRYETYGPALYKFKNRQDRDFILGPTHEETFTQLMSDDIKSYKKLPLVVYQIQPKFRDENRPRFGLLRTREFIMKDAYSFSADQAGLDQAFHNMETAYIKIFDRIGLSYRAIVGDAGAMGGSDSKEFSAPAAAGEDIIAYSDATDYAANLEMAKDFYERQNQTAEAQALTLIDTPNAKTITEISNFLSIEATMIAKTIMFVADDKLVAVVTTGDFEVNTVKVQNFLQADTLEVAEENQVRDLLGAGFGSLGPVNLPEEVQLLVDERAADMANFVAGANEDGKHYQNINWQRDVKLLEENIGDFRTAREGDTAVDGKGQLVFTPGIEIGHIFKLGTRYSKVLGAQVLNENGRQTDMIMGSYGIGVSRLLSAIVEQKADADGLIWPANVAPFDVHIVPVNIKDADQVRVAGQLETLLTTQGLEVLVDDRKERAGVKFADADLIGLPIRITVGKKASEDIVEVKVRASNTNIEMRLSEVVDSVSVLLSGDK
- the rseP gene encoding RIP metalloprotease RseP: MNLTAIIAFIFVFGVLVAVHEFGHFFVAKKAGVLVREFAIGMGPKLLSWRRNHTAYTVRILPVGGYVRMAGLDEEADLDPGQRVRLIFDDQKNIIKIDKRIDEFGEGVPFQVDTFDLSDDLILTGFLNGDESSKTLSVHHDATIVESNGTEIQIAPRDTWIQSAKVYKRALINIAGPAMNFILALVVFSGLAFALPEVTLNEPIVGTVQSNMPAKEAGLRANDQIIAINNQKMTTWEQVATTISNTPNNKFVFSVLRNGNKIKLNMTAKTVKIDGVNRSLVGITARTYTDFGSRIKYGVLTTSTTIQRIWYALSHLFSGGFSLDKLGGPVSIAKQTSTVAKTGFLGILAFMAMLSLNLGIMNLIPIPALDGGKLVLNAIEAVLRRPLPASIENVVTIGGAVFMFVLMIAVTINDLLR
- a CDS encoding phosphatidate cytidylyltransferase, which codes for MKVRVITAVVALLIFVPLLIIGKLPLLILTLIMGVVAMSEILRMKHIILVSTEALISFVGVIAITLPNSFWHDIPFIKSAHIVFYILAFLMLLNTVLARNHFNFDDAGAMTLAMLYIGTGFHYFFQAASVGLPTVFFGMLIVWITDSGAYMFGRALGKHKLAPKISPNKTWEGSIGGSVVAIVIIPIIFSMFKWLPNYGLLELLVFAIILSIAGQLGDLIESGFKRHYGVKDSGNILPGHGGILDRFDSMLIVMPLMAILGMLG